The Sinorhizobium fredii genome contains the following window.
CCTCGATCCTTTCCGGCTCTAAATCGAGAGTTACTGTAAAGCCTACCACACAATCTGGGATCCAGTTCAAGTGTGAGTACGCGGCTGTTGATCATTTAGGTTTGGCTCTCTGTCGCTACGAAGGAAGCGCTGTTTTCGAGCACGAGAGTGCAAATGAAAAATACCTGATTTTCCTCCCACGATATGGTTTCGCCGCAATCAATGTAAACGGCGCAAGGGTCGTGACATCGCCCAGGCAAGGCGCAATAGTCGCCTGCCAGCAGACCAAGAGCCTCACCTTGTCTGGCCCAATGGAACATCTCGTCATAGTCGTCGACCTGGCGACGCTCTCCAGGCGTTTGATGGACATGCTTGATGCGCCGGTGTCGGGAGGATTTGATTTCTTTCCGGAGATCGACTTAACGGCTGGACCTGGCCTGACGATTGCTCAGACGGCCGCGGCGCTCCACTCGGGTCTGGCCGCAAGCGCGGCGTTGCGCAATGCGCCGGTCGCTCGTGCCAGCTTCACCAACGGTCTGGTTGAACTGATGCTGGAGAGCTTGCCACACCGTCATACATCGGAATTAAATCGGCCGACGTCGCCCATGCCTCGTCACGTAAAGCGCGCGGTTGATTTTATGAGAGCGAATCTTTCAAAACCCCTGACCATTCAAGAGATCGCGCTGGCATCGGGATCCGGAATACGAAGCCTTCAACAAGGCTTCCGACGTTTCAAACTGACAACTCCGACGTCTTATCTGCAGTATCTGAGGCTTGACGCCGTTCACCAAGAACTCTTGCAGGCTAAGCCCTCGCAAACGGTGTGCGACATCGCTCTTAGATGGGGCTTCCCTCATTCCGGCCGCTTCGCCGCTGAATACCGAAAGCGCTTCGGGCAAGCACCTTCACAGACTTTGCAGTCGTCGAGTTTTCGCATCCGACCACCGGGTCAGATCTGAGGTCCGCAGTAAAACCGCATAGGGCAAATGGGAAGAGCCCCCGTCCAGATGTAGCGCGCGATTCCATCCTGGCGGAGGTATTCCGAAACAAGCATACACAGGAACGCGCGAAACGTACCACACCGGCGCCGAAACGCCATGCGGGGAGCAGCCGTCTTCCAGTCAGAGGCGCAGCCGCTGCCGACCGGGGATACGCTGAATGCCGACGGTGCCGCCAGGCTGCTGCCCCTTCAGGCAAGACGTGAAGCTCGTGGATGAAAAAAATTCGGACCGGCTCGCCAACTCTGTCGCGTTTGTTTGCTCACTGTACGACTTCCGGTTCCAGTATCTTGCCCGATGGTATAACGTAATACCACTGATATCACGGGCTGACGAGAAAGATTGGGAAGGAATGAGAGTGTTGGACGAGCCGAAGAAGACTCAGACTCGCCTCGAGCTTGCCTTGGACTACATCACCGGGGAGATTGCCCGGGGCAAATTGAAGGCCGGCGACAAGCTTCCAAACGAGAAGGAGCTGGCCGAGCAGTTAGGCATAAGCCGTACCCCAATTCGCGAGGCTATGAAGACCCTTTCGGTGGCGGGCCTCATAGACATTCGGCACGGTCACGGAAGCTATGTGCGAGAAGGGCCGGGCCTGCCCTCGACGCCGCTCACCCTCTTTCAGCTCTACCTTCAGGATTCCACCCCCGAAATGCTGATGGAGCTTCGGGATATCTTCGACCGCAATTGCACCGAAATCGCAGCACAACGGCGAACGCAGGACGATCTGGCGAAGATGCGGGAATGCATCGATCGTCTGAAGGCACTAAC
Protein-coding sequences here:
- a CDS encoding FadR/GntR family transcriptional regulator, which encodes MPTVPPGCCPFRQDVKLVDEKNSDRLANSVAFVCSLYDFRFQYLARWYNVIPLISRADEKDWEGMRVLDEPKKTQTRLELALDYITGEIARGKLKAGDKLPNEKELAEQLGISRTPIREAMKTLSVAGLIDIRHGHGSYVREGPGLPSTPLTLFQLYLQDSTPEMLMELRDIFDRNCTEIAAQRRTQDDLAKMRECIDRLKALTAQPDASLDDMLKADLDFHRAIYEACGNILIVTIAEFVLNMVAPWVKKSLDVSGRVRAVELHEQMYGSIRDRTVGQTNRLSVEANMQHFKQSLDTATSKAG
- a CDS encoding AraC family transcriptional regulator, giving the protein MRRGDLADKEGYFVVDCTDPAEISSILSGSKSRVTVKPTTQSGIQFKCEYAAVDHLGLALCRYEGSAVFEHESANEKYLIFLPRYGFAAINVNGARVVTSPRQGAIVACQQTKSLTLSGPMEHLVIVVDLATLSRRLMDMLDAPVSGGFDFFPEIDLTAGPGLTIAQTAAALHSGLAASAALRNAPVARASFTNGLVELMLESLPHRHTSELNRPTSPMPRHVKRAVDFMRANLSKPLTIQEIALASGSGIRSLQQGFRRFKLTTPTSYLQYLRLDAVHQELLQAKPSQTVCDIALRWGFPHSGRFAAEYRKRFGQAPSQTLQSSSFRIRPPGQI